The Comamonas sp. 26 DNA window TAGGCCGTGACGATTTGCGTGAGCAGCCGCGCCAGGAGGTCGAATCGCTCTGGAGCAAGGTGCCCGGAATGCATATCCATCACTACCAGCTCAGCGGCGTGGCCAATGGGCTGGTGCTGCGCGGCTTTGGCGGTGGTGGCCATGGTGGTGATGTGGCGGCCACGCTGGATGGCATTCCGCTGAACGAAGCCACTTCACATGCCGATGGCTACTTCGATCTGAATGTGGTGGTGCCGCTGGAGCTGGACAAGGTCAATGTCTATCGCGGCCCGGTATCGGTGCTGCAGGGCAATTACAACCGCGCGGGTCTGGTGGAGCTGCGCACGCGCCGCAGCGGCAGTTATACCGATGTGGATGTCAGCACAGGCTCGCACGGTCTGTGGGATACGCAGGCCGCGCTGGGGCGCGAGCTTAAGGGCGGCGATCAGCTCAATCTGGCGGCCCAGCATTCGCGTGGCGATGGTGCGCGGCCCAGCTCGGGCTACGAGCGCAGCACCCTCGGCGGCCACTGGAAGCACCATGTGCATGAAAAGCTGGATATCTCGCTGTCCGGCCGCTGGCATGAGGCGCGCGGCGATTCGCCCGGCTATCTGACCGAAGCGCAGTGGCGGCAGGACCCGCAGGGCAAGGATGGCCATGTGGTGGGAGACGGTGCCAACAAGCACTTCGGCACGCTGCGCCTTGATGCCCAGTACGCGCTCGGCGGCGAGACCCGGCTGCTGGGCTTTGTCTATGCCACGCAACAAGATTTTGTGCGCTGGTTCACGCGCCCGCGCAGCGGCACCTGGATGCAGCGTGAGGAGCGCTATGACCGCAGCGTGCTGGGCGCGGGGTTGAATCTGAACGGCAAGACGGCTCTTGCCGCGCGCGAGCTGAACTGGATGCTGGGGCTGGAACAGGTGCGCGAGTCCACCGACTACGGCTACTGGGATGGATTGGTCAACCGCCAGCGCATGGCTGCTGCGCTGGATGACCGCAATACGCGGCTTAACAACACCGCCCTGTATGGCCAGGGCAACTGGCAAGCCACGGACTGGTTGCAGACCACGGCCGAGCTGCGCTGGGACCGCTTTGACGGCAGTTGTCGCCTGCTGGGCACCGAAACCGGCGGCGATGAATGCAGCCGCATGCAAGGTCGCAACCAGGCCAGCCCCAAGCTGGGTGCGCTGGCACAGATCAATCCGCAGACGGCAGTGCGCGCCAGCTGGTCGCAAGGCTTTGCCCTGCCCAGCGACTTTGCCAAATATGCGCTGCGCAACAGCGACCTGAGCGCCAACATCTTCCGCCAGATCGAGCTGGGCGTGCAGTGGAAGCCTTCTAGCCAGTGGCTGCTCGATGCCTCGGTTTACCGCATCACCTCCAGCCAGGAGATTCGCAACACCGCCCCCGGCGAGTATGAAAACCTGGGCGCTACCCTGCGCAAGGGCGCCGAGCTGCAGCTGCACTGGCTGCCCGGGCGTGCCTGGCATCTCGAATGGGCCTATGGCCTCAACCGTTCCGAAGTCACGCAGAACGCCAATGCCGCTTTGCTGGGTCAGCGCGTGGTGGCGGTGCCCGAATACACCAGCACCTTGCATGCGCGCTGGATGCCGCGCAGCGATATCACCGTGCACGGCGTGCTGCGCCATGTGGGCCGCTCGCCCATCAACACCAGTAATACCGAATGGGCGGCCAGCTACCACTGGATTGATCTGGGTCTGCAATACCGCCTGCCCGCCAGCGTGGCGCGCAATGCCAGTCTGAACCTGTGGCTGCGCAATGCCGCAGACACCCGTTATGCCAGCACCACCACCCTGATTGGCGGCCAGCGTCTGGTGGCACCCGGTGCGCCGCGCAGCCTGCAGCTGGGCCTGCAGTTTTCACTATGAATTTTGGAGTTCTCATGTTTCAGCCCCTGACCTGTAAAAGCGTGATCGCGCGCATTCTTTGCACGACCGCTACGGCCTGGCTGCTCTGCGCCAACCCCGTGTATGCCCATAACGTGTGGCTTGAACCCGATGCGCAGGGCGGCTATGTCATGCAGTTTGGCGGCCACGAAGGAAAGACCGAAACCTTTGACCCGGCCAAGCTGCAGCGTGTGCATGCCTACGACCTGCGCGGGCGCGAGCTGAGCTGCGATGTGCAGAGCGTGCGCGGCGGCATTCGCGTCAAGCCCGATGCCAGGGCTGCACTGATTGCGGTGGAGCTGGATAACGGCTACTTCAGCAGCGTCAAACCTGAAGGTGACATGCTGCCCCTGCCCATGGACAAGAACCCCGGTGCGGTGCGCGGCGTGCATGCGCGCAAGTTTCACAAAACCGTGGTGCGCTGGGGTGCGGTGATGCAAAAGCCACTGGGCCAGATTTTTGAAATCGTTCCGCAGGCAGGGAAGGCACCGCATGCAGGCCAGCCCTTGAAGGTGCAGGTGCTGCTGAACGGCAAGCCACTGGCGGGCGCACGCCTGTCATGGAATGAAGCCGGTGCGCCGACGCTGAGCGATGCGCAAGGCATGGCCAGCGTGACGCCTTCCGCAGGCACCAATATCTTGCAGGCCATCTGGCGCGAAGCCGTGCAGGGCGATGTGAAAACGACGCAAAACAGCTACGAATTTCTGCTGCGCTTTGCCGTGCACTGAGGTATAGCGGTGGTCATGCACTTCAACAGTGCCACTCCCTGTGCTGCGCCTGTATCTGGTGCATGGCGCACTACCGTAGTGCAGGGTCTTGCAGGGCGTTACTGGCCGCGTGGCACATGAAAGAGTTGTTTGAGAGGCAAAGAACGCTGGCACGGTATTTGCACTTGAGGAGATGCGGTCAATGTGACCGAATAAACCTCCTGGGAGTGCTGAAATGAACCGTCGCGGAACCCTCACAACACTGGCTGCATCCATGGCTCTGGGCCTGGGTTTGACTTCACAGGTACTGGCAGCCGACACCATCAAGGTGGGCGTTTTGCACAGCCTCTCAGGCACCATGGCGATCTCTGAGACCGTGCTCAAAGACACGGTGCTGATGGCGATTGACGACATCAATGCCAAGGGCGGTGTGCTGGGGAAAAAGCTTGAACCTGTGGTGGTAGACCCCGCATCGAACTGGCCGCTGTTTGCGGAAAAAGCCAAGCAGCTGATCACGCAAGACAAGGTGGCCGTGGTGTTTGGCGGATGGACCAGCGTCTCGCGCAAATCGATGCTGCCCGTGTTTGAGCAGAACAACGGCCTGCTGTTCTACCCCGTGCAATACGAGGGTGAAGAGCTGTCGAAAAACGTGTTCTACACAGGCGCAGCGCCCAATCAGCAAGCCATTCCAGCCGTTGAATATCTGATGAGCAAGGAAGGAGGCGGTGCCAAGCGCTTTGTGCTGCTCGGTACCGACTATGTGTACCCGCGCACCACCAACAAGATTCTGCGTGCCTTCCTCAAGTCCAAGGGCGTGAAGGATTCCGACATCATGGAAACCTACACCCCCTTCGGTCACAGCGATTACCAGACCATCGTGGCCGATGTGAAGAAGTTCTCCACCGGCGGCAAGACGGCGGTGATCTCCACCATCAACGGCGACTCCAACGTTCCCTTCTACAAAGAGCTGGGCAATGCAGGTTTGAAGGCCAAGGATGTGCCTGTGGTCGCCTTCAGCGTGGGTGAGGAAGAGCTGCGCGGTGTGGACACCAAACCGCTGGTCGGCCACCTGGCCGCCTGGAATTACTTCATGAGCGTGAAGAACCCGACCAACACCGCTTTCATCAAGCAGTGGAGCGACTACGCCAAGGCCAAGAACATCGCCGGTCACAAAGACAAACCGCTGACCAACGACCCGATGGAAGCCACCTGGGTCGGCATTCATATGTGGAAGCAGGCCGTGGAAAAAGCCAAGAGCACGGACACCGACAAAGTGATCGCCGCCATGGCCGGCCAGACCTTTGCCGCACCGGATGGCTTCACCGTAAAGATGGATGAAAAAAACCACCACCTGCACAAGCCCGTGATGGTGGGCGAGATCAAGGCGGACGGTCAGTTCAGCGTGGTGTGGAAGACCAAGGGCCCGATCAAGGCCCAGCCCTGGAGCCCCTTCATCGA harbors:
- a CDS encoding DUF4198 domain-containing protein — its product is MFQPLTCKSVIARILCTTATAWLLCANPVYAHNVWLEPDAQGGYVMQFGGHEGKTETFDPAKLQRVHAYDLRGRELSCDVQSVRGGIRVKPDARAALIAVELDNGYFSSVKPEGDMLPLPMDKNPGAVRGVHARKFHKTVVRWGAVMQKPLGQIFEIVPQAGKAPHAGQPLKVQVLLNGKPLAGARLSWNEAGAPTLSDAQGMASVTPSAGTNILQAIWREAVQGDVKTTQNSYEFLLRFAVH
- the urtA gene encoding urea ABC transporter substrate-binding protein, which gives rise to MNRRGTLTTLAASMALGLGLTSQVLAADTIKVGVLHSLSGTMAISETVLKDTVLMAIDDINAKGGVLGKKLEPVVVDPASNWPLFAEKAKQLITQDKVAVVFGGWTSVSRKSMLPVFEQNNGLLFYPVQYEGEELSKNVFYTGAAPNQQAIPAVEYLMSKEGGGAKRFVLLGTDYVYPRTTNKILRAFLKSKGVKDSDIMETYTPFGHSDYQTIVADVKKFSTGGKTAVISTINGDSNVPFYKELGNAGLKAKDVPVVAFSVGEEELRGVDTKPLVGHLAAWNYFMSVKNPTNTAFIKQWSDYAKAKNIAGHKDKPLTNDPMEATWVGIHMWKQAVEKAKSTDTDKVIAAMAGQTFAAPDGFTVKMDEKNHHLHKPVMVGEIKADGQFSVVWKTKGPIKAQPWSPFIEGNDKKKDEPNGKSS
- a CDS encoding TonB-dependent receptor, which produces MWAHEAEVRLAEVQVKGQSLDAVQPAFSVTEIGRDDLREQPRQEVESLWSKVPGMHIHHYQLSGVANGLVLRGFGGGGHGGDVAATLDGIPLNEATSHADGYFDLNVVVPLELDKVNVYRGPVSVLQGNYNRAGLVELRTRRSGSYTDVDVSTGSHGLWDTQAALGRELKGGDQLNLAAQHSRGDGARPSSGYERSTLGGHWKHHVHEKLDISLSGRWHEARGDSPGYLTEAQWRQDPQGKDGHVVGDGANKHFGTLRLDAQYALGGETRLLGFVYATQQDFVRWFTRPRSGTWMQREERYDRSVLGAGLNLNGKTALAARELNWMLGLEQVRESTDYGYWDGLVNRQRMAAALDDRNTRLNNTALYGQGNWQATDWLQTTAELRWDRFDGSCRLLGTETGGDECSRMQGRNQASPKLGALAQINPQTAVRASWSQGFALPSDFAKYALRNSDLSANIFRQIELGVQWKPSSQWLLDASVYRITSSQEIRNTAPGEYENLGATLRKGAELQLHWLPGRAWHLEWAYGLNRSEVTQNANAALLGQRVVAVPEYTSTLHARWMPRSDITVHGVLRHVGRSPINTSNTEWAASYHWIDLGLQYRLPASVARNASLNLWLRNAADTRYASTTTLIGGQRLVAPGAPRSLQLGLQFSL